DNA sequence from the Thermodesulfitimonas autotrophica genome:
ATAGTTTTCTCCGGGGTGCGTCTGGATAAGTTTCTTAAAGTAAGCCGGCTGATCCCCCGCCGGGCGGTGGCGCAGGATGTGTTGCGGGAAGGGTTGGTGACGGTCAACGGCCGGCCTGCGAAACCGGCCACGCGGGTGAAGCCGGGGGATGTGGTAGTTCTTTCTCTCGGTCACCGGACAATAAAGTTTGAAGTTG
Encoded proteins:
- a CDS encoding RNA-binding S4 domain-containing protein: MRLDKFLKVSRLIPRRAVAQDVLREGLVTVNGRPAKPATRVKPGDVVVLSLGHRTIKFEVVGLAEHVTAKEAPGLYRFLED